In one Acidaminococcales bacterium genomic region, the following are encoded:
- a CDS encoding nitronate monooxygenase: MTNKLTELLGIKCPIIQGGMAYVSDAALAAAVSNAGGAGVIALGGRDADWARAQIRKAKSLTDKTFGVNIALIEPNVKELVQAVCEEKPAFAATGAGNPVPWIDAFHRAGIKVMPVVPSVKLARRVEDAGADALVIEGMEAGGHIGTLTTMALMSNVIPQITKIPVVAGGGIADGRALAAALVMGAAGVQIGSRFLISAESPAHPKAKEKIIGATDTDSAVTGFSRKAGVRGLKNAFTEKFLRLETSGAPIEELNALSTGTNRLALIEGDVDNGFVQAGQSLNLLTKIQPCAEIIAEIMSDARKILSDAPKIALY; the protein is encoded by the coding sequence ATGACAAACAAACTTACGGAACTATTGGGCATTAAATGTCCCATCATCCAGGGCGGCATGGCTTATGTTTCGGACGCGGCGCTGGCGGCGGCCGTCTCCAACGCCGGCGGCGCGGGCGTCATAGCGCTGGGCGGGCGCGATGCCGATTGGGCGCGCGCGCAAATCAGAAAAGCTAAGTCCCTGACCGACAAAACCTTTGGCGTCAATATCGCCTTGATAGAACCTAACGTCAAAGAACTCGTCCAAGCCGTATGTGAGGAAAAACCGGCTTTCGCGGCTACCGGCGCGGGCAACCCCGTTCCCTGGATAGACGCGTTCCATCGGGCGGGGATCAAAGTCATGCCGGTCGTCCCGAGCGTAAAGCTGGCCAGGCGGGTGGAAGACGCGGGAGCGGACGCCCTGGTCATAGAAGGGATGGAAGCGGGAGGGCATATCGGTACGCTGACGACCATGGCCCTGATGAGCAACGTCATACCGCAAATAACGAAAATACCGGTCGTCGCCGGCGGCGGCATCGCCGACGGCCGAGCCCTCGCCGCGGCGTTAGTCATGGGCGCGGCGGGCGTGCAGATAGGGTCGCGTTTTCTCATCAGCGCCGAAAGCCCCGCCCATCCCAAAGCCAAAGAAAAAATTATCGGTGCCACGGACACGGACAGCGCAGTTACGGGGTTTTCCCGCAAAGCGGGCGTACGCGGCCTAAAAAACGCTTTCACGGAAAAATTCCTGCGGCTGGAAACATCCGGCGCCCCCATCGAGGAACTCAACGCCCTGTCCACAGGAACGAACCGCCTGGCGCTTATTGAAGGCGACGTTGACAACGGTTTCGTGCAAGCCGGGCAAAGCCTCAACCTTTTGACCAAAATACAGCCTTGCGCGGAAATCATCGCGGAAATCATGAGCGACGCGCGCAAAATCCTCTCCGACGCCCCTAAAATAGCGCTATATTAA
- a CDS encoding enoyl-CoA hydratase/isomerase family protein produces MAYATIKYEVKDRICTITLNRPEKLNSYTPQMAADINAALDVANRDDNIRAVIFTGAANTKIPAFCAGSDLSEGNPFNFSETDFFTMRDTGGTNALSLYKMRKPVIAAINGAAVGIGATLPLSMDIRVMSETAKMGFVFVRRGFVNEACSSWYLSKIVGLAKAMEWVLSGRLIKADEAYRCGLVNDVVAPERVYERAVEIAAEIRDNAAPVSVALCRQMIYQMAGTRHPMTAHKIESACYYHIGQLSDAEEGANSFLEKRPPAFKNSVFNDMPAVYPWFDEPEFPKNIQSV; encoded by the coding sequence ATGGCATACGCAACGATTAAGTACGAAGTAAAAGATCGGATTTGCACCATTACGTTGAACAGGCCGGAAAAACTGAATTCCTACACCCCGCAGATGGCTGCCGATATAAACGCCGCGCTTGACGTGGCCAATCGTGACGACAACATCCGCGCGGTAATTTTCACAGGTGCGGCCAACACAAAGATACCCGCTTTTTGCGCCGGCTCGGATCTGTCGGAAGGCAATCCGTTCAATTTTTCCGAAACGGATTTTTTCACTATGAGGGACACAGGCGGCACCAACGCCCTCAGCTTATATAAAATGCGAAAGCCCGTCATTGCCGCCATCAACGGCGCCGCCGTGGGAATTGGCGCGACATTGCCGCTTTCGATGGACATAAGGGTCATGTCCGAAACGGCAAAAATGGGATTTGTTTTCGTTCGGAGAGGTTTTGTAAACGAAGCTTGTTCCAGCTGGTACCTATCAAAAATAGTCGGGTTGGCCAAGGCCATGGAATGGGTGTTAAGCGGCCGTTTAATCAAAGCGGACGAAGCTTACAGATGCGGCCTGGTCAATGACGTCGTGGCGCCGGAGCGCGTCTATGAACGCGCCGTGGAAATTGCCGCTGAAATCCGCGACAACGCGGCGCCGGTATCGGTTGCCCTTTGCCGGCAAATGATTTATCAGATGGCCGGGACAAGGCATCCCATGACCGCCCACAAGATCGAGTCCGCCTGCTATTACCATATCGGGCAGTTGAGCGACGCGGAAGAAGGCGCCAATTCTTTCTTGGAAAAGCGCCCGCCCGCGTTCAAAAACAGCGTATTTAATGATATGCCGGCCGTATATCCTTGGTTTGACGAGCCGGAATTTCCCAAAAACATACAATCGGTATAG
- a CDS encoding tyrosine-type recombinase/integrase, with protein MNKADPIRKKRDIRKIALYCLNKGQRRNYLLIVLGIATALRVSDLLSLTWEQVYDFAGKRFRSHLAVKESKTGKERLIALNRDAKEALKTCFAGGRAHSGNYLFPGGRSKEKPLSRSQAWRIIKDTALYLNIAGRICPHSLRKTLGYHAWRAQKSPVLIMDVYNHSSYEVTKRYLAIDQDDRDNLYKGMDFLRAGRERERGRGKDKKASD; from the coding sequence ATGAACAAGGCCGACCCAATCAGAAAAAAGCGCGACATACGCAAAATAGCCCTTTATTGCCTGAATAAAGGGCAGCGCCGCAATTATCTCCTCATCGTGCTGGGGATCGCTACCGCGCTCCGCGTCAGCGACCTGCTTTCCCTCACCTGGGAACAGGTCTATGATTTTGCCGGGAAAAGGTTCAGGAGCCACCTTGCCGTAAAAGAAAGCAAAACCGGCAAAGAAAGGCTCATCGCTTTGAACCGGGACGCCAAAGAGGCGCTGAAAACCTGTTTCGCCGGCGGCCGGGCGCATAGCGGAAATTATCTTTTTCCCGGCGGCAGAAGCAAAGAAAAACCGCTCAGCCGCAGCCAGGCCTGGCGGATAATAAAAGACACGGCTTTATATCTTAATATTGCCGGGCGCATTTGCCCCCATTCTTTGCGCAAGACCTTGGGTTATCACGCTTGGCGGGCGCAAAAATCGCCGGTTCTCATTATGGACGTCTACAACCATTCTTCCTATGAGGTAACCAAGCGTTATCTCGCCATAGATCAGGATGACAGGGACAATCTGTACAAGGGCATGGACTTTTTGCGCGCCGGCAGGGAAAGGGAACGAGGCAGGGGCAAGGACAAGAAAGCGTCTGATTGA